In Syngnathus scovelli strain Florida chromosome 11, RoL_Ssco_1.2, whole genome shotgun sequence, one DNA window encodes the following:
- the LOC125977722 gene encoding dihydropyridine-sensitive L-type skeletal muscle calcium channel subunit alpha-1 isoform X3 has product MADSNGPPLSSFIMDEETLKRKQKEKLKKLMATGGNPRPARSLLFLTLKNPFRRACISIVEWKPFEIIILLAIFANCVALAVYLPMPEEDSNITNSNLESLEYIFLIIFSVECFLKIIAYGFLFHADAYLRNCWNILDFVCVSVGLFTVAVDAINHISGVEPVVGEKGGGFDMKALRAFRVLRPLRLVSGVPSLQVVMNSILKSMLPLFHITLLVFFMVTIYSIMALELFKCKMHKTCYYTGTDIVATVENEKPAPCAQAGNGRRCSINGTECRAGWPGPNHGITHFDNLGFSMLTVYQCITTQGWTDVLYWVNDAIGMEWPWIFFTTLILVGSYFVLNLVLGVLSGEFTKEREKAKSRGEFQKLRETQQLDEDLKGYMEWITQAEVLDNDNEGQSLLPTENGGSEAGSAGKMDTMQLIIYYYKQARKWNRWLRRKCLVYVKSKLFYWWVIMLVFFNTLAIATEHHKQSERLTKWQDNTNTLLLAMFSLEMFMKMYALGLSSYFMSLFNRFDCFVVSTGIMELILVQMNIMSVMGISVLRCIRLLRLLKVTRYWTSLSNLVASLLNSVRSIACLLLLLFLFIVIFSLLGMQVFGGKFNFSDQPKPRSTFDSFPQALITVFQILTGEDWNTVMYDGIMAHGGPSMPGILVSIYFIILFVCGNFILLNVFLAIAVDNLAEAESLTLAQKEKAEDKKRKKVFRTNLPNKTSEEKANLAKKLAEQKAKGIEGFPTTARLKIDEFESNVNEIKDPFPPADFPGDDEEEDPEIPESPRPRPMADLQLKEEAVPMPEASSFFIFGPQNKFRKLCHRIINATTFTNIILLFILLSSVSLAAEDPIDPMSFRNQVLAYADIVFTSVFTAEIVLKMTTYGAFLHKGSFCRNSFNILDLLVVSVSLLSMGMESSAISVVKILRVLRVLRPLRAINRAKGLKHVVQCVFVAVKTIGNIVLVTMLLDFMFACIGVQLFKGKFYSCTDPDKMTEEECKGWYIKYQEGALHEMEVRKRDWTNSELNFDNIFNGMLALFTISTFEGWPKILHKAIDSNMEDQGPVYNNRVAISIFFIVYLILIAFFMMNIFVGFVIVTFQEQGEQEYKNCELDKNQRQCVQYALKARPLRCYIPKNPYQYQVWYIVTSCYFEYLMFLLIMLNTMCLGMQHCNQSDHVSHLSDMLNVIFTVLFTVEMILKLMAFKAKGYFGDPWNVFDFVIVIGSVVDVILSEIDAALVSSGGLYCLHGCDAVDPMQAIASSENMSVSITFFRLFRVMRLVKLLNRSEGIRNLLWTFIKSLQALPYVALLILMLFFIYAVVGMQIFGKIALVDGTYINRNNNFQTFPQAVLLLFRCATGEAWHEVMLASMYGKKCDAKSDFLPGEEFTCGSNFAIIYFLSFYMLCAFLIINLFVAVIMDNFDYLTRDWSILGPQHLDEFKKIWAEYDPEATGRIKHLDVVTLLRRIPPPLGFGKFCPHRIACKRLVSMNMPLNSDGTVTFNATLFALVRTALKIKTEGFSFRFFNSFSFFKYNLYILNLLLIDSYFPGNFEQANEELRAIIKKIWKRTSMKLLDQVIPPIGDDEVTVGKFYATFLIQDYFRKMKKRQEEYYGYRPTKKSATNEIQARLRNIEEEAAPELHRTISGDLLNEDEMDRVTDEAVEEIFRVSVQRQGGLFGNHSDPFAMETDVTSGNQATSQRPLQMAEGITNDHSKETAGRNEPRSAN; this is encoded by the exons GAAAGCCTGGAATACATTTTCCTCATCATCTTTTCTGTCGAATGTTTCCTGAAGATAATCGCCTATGGATTTCTTTTTCATGCCGATGCTTACTTACGCAACTGCTGGAATATTTTAGACTTTGTTTGCGTGTCAGTTGG ACTCTTTACTGTGGCGGTTGACGCTATCAATCACATCAGTGGAGTTGAGCCGGTAGTTGGCGAAAAAGGTGGTGGTTTTGATATGAAAGCTCTGAGGGCTTTCAGAGTCCTTCGACCACTCAGACTGGTGTCTGGAGTCCCAA GCCTGCAAGTGGTCATGAACTCCATCCTGAAGTCCATGCTGCCCTTGTTTCACATAACCCTACTGGTCTTTTTCATGGTCACCATCTACTCTATCATGGCTCTTGAGCTATTCAAATGTAAAATGCATAAAACATGCTACTATACAGGAACTG ACATCGTTGCAACGGTGGAGAACGAGAAGCCGGCCCCGTGTGCCCAAGCAGGGAACGGCCGTCGCTGCTCCATCAACGGCACAGAGTGTCGAGCCGGCTGGCCCGGCCCGAACCACGGCATCACGCACTTTGACAACTTGGGCTTTTCCATGCTGACTGTGTACCAATGTATTACTACACAAGGGTGGACGGATGTTCTATACTGG GTGAATGATGCCATTGGAATGGAATGGCCCTGGATCTTTTTCACCACACTCATCCTGGTCGGTTCTTACTTTGTGCTCAACCTGGTTCTTGGTGTGCTTAGTGG TGAGTTCACCAAAGAGCGAGAGAAAGCCAAGTCCCGGGGTGAGTTTCAGAAGCTGAGGGAGACCCAGCAGCTGGATGAGGACTTGAAGGGATATATGGAGTGGATCACCCAAGCTGAAGTCTTGGATAATGACAATGAAGGCCAGA GTTTGCTCCCCACTGAAAATGGAGGATCAGAGGCAGGAAGTGCCGGTAAAATGGACACGATGCAGTTGATCATCTATTACTA TAAACAGGCTCGCAAGTGGAACCGCTGGTTACGCCGTAAATGCCTAGTGTATGTCAAGTCCAAACTTTTCTACTGGTGGGTGATTATGCTGGTCTTCTTCAATACACTTGCTATTGCGACAGAACACCACAAGCAGTCCGAAAGGCTCACAAAGTGGCAAG ACAACACCAATACTCTACTGCTGGCCATGTTTTCCCTGGAGATGTTTATGAAGATGTACGCGCTTGGCTTGTCGTCGTACTTCATGTCGCTCTTCAATCGTTTTGACTGCTTTGTGGTGTCCACCGGCATTATGGAGCTCATCCTGGTCCAAATGAACATTATGTCGGTCATGGGTATCTCAGTGCTGCGCTGCATCCGCCTGCTACGCTTGCTCAAAGTCACCAG GTACTGGACCTCTCTGAGCAATCTGGTGGCTTCCCTCTTGAACTCAGTCCGTTCCATCGCCTGCTTGCTGCTCCTGCTTTTCCTCTTTATCGTCATCTTCTCCCTGCTGGGTATGCAGGTGTTTGGAGGAAAGTTCAACTTTTCGGACCAACCGAAACCCCGCAGCACTTTTGATAGCTTCCCTCAAGCCCTCATTACTGTTTTCCAG ATTCTTACAGGTGAGGATTGGAACACCGTCATGTATGACggtatcatggcgcacgggggacCCAGCATGCCTGGAATCCTCGTCAGCATTTACTTCATCATCCTGTTTGTTTGTGGAAATT TCATTCTTTTAAACGTCTTCCTGGCCATTGCCGTGGATAATTTGGCGGAGGCCGAGTCTTTGACTTTGGCACAGAAGGAGAAAGCAGAGGATAAGAAGAGAAAGAAAGTATTCAG GACCAACTTGCCCAACAAGACTTCTGAGGAAAAAGCAAATCTTGCAAAGAAATTAGCCGAGCAGAAAGCCAAGGGTATTGAGGGCTTCCCCACGACTGCTCGA CTCAAAATTGACGAGTTTGAGTCCAACGTGAATGAAATCAAAGACCCTTTCCCTCCAGCTGACTTTCCTG GTGACGATGAAGAAGAGGACCCCGAGATCCCGGAAAGTCCGAGACCCCGTCCGATGGCTGATCTTCAGTTAAAGGAAGAAGCGGTACCGATGCCAGAAGCCAGTTCCTTTTTCATCTTTGGGCCACAAAACAA GTTCCGCAAACTGTGCCATCGCATCATCAATGCAACCACGTTCACCAACATCATCCTCCTTTTCATCCTTCTGTCATCCGTTTCTTTAGCGGCTGAGGATCCCATCGACCCCATGTCCTTCAGAAACCAG GTGTTGGCGTACGCCGATATCGTCTTCACTTCAGTGTTTACAGCAGAGATTGTACTCAAG ATGACGACGTATGGCGCATTTCTGCACAAAGGCTCTTTCTGCCGCAACTCATTCAACATTTTGGATCTACTGGTCGTCAGTGTGTCGTTACTCTCCATGGGAATGGA ATCCAGTGCCATCTCCGTGGTTAAGATTCTGAGGGTGTTGAGGGTACTTCGACCGCTGAGAGCTATTAATCGAGCCAAGGGCCTCAAG CATGTGGTCCAGTGCGTGTTTGTTGCTGTCAAGACCATCGGGAACATTGTTCTGGTGACCATGCTGCTTGACTTCATGTTTGCCTGCATCGGAGTTCAGCTTTTCAAG GGAAAGTTCTATTCCTGCACAGACCCAGACAAAATGACGGAAGAAGAATGCAA AGGTTGGTATATAAAGTATCAGGAAGGAGCACTTCACGAGATGGAGGTCCGCAAGAGGGACTGGACCAACTCAGAACTCAACTTTGATAACATCTTCAACGGGATGCTGGCGCTCTTCACCATTTCCACATTTGAAGGATGGCCCAA gatcCTTCACAAAGCCATCGATTCAAATATGGAGGATCAAGGGCCAGTGTACAACAACCGAGTTGCCATCTCAATTTTCTTTATCGTCTACCTCATCCTTATCGCCTTTTTCATGATGAACATATTTGTTGGTTTCGTCATCGTCACCTTCCAGGAGCAAGGAGAGCAAGAGTATAAAAACTGTGAGCTTGACAAAAACCAG CGCCAGTGCGTGCAGTATGCTCTCAAGGCCCGACCGCTGCGCTGTTATATTCCCAAGAACCCATACCAATATCAAGTGTGGTACATTGTCACTTCCTGCTACTTTGAATACCTTATGTTCCTTCTTATAATGCTCAACACCATGTGCCTGGGAATgcag CACTGTAATCAGTCCGACCATGTTTCCCACCTATCTGACATGCTAAATGTCATTTTTACTGTGCTCTTCACTGTGGAGATGATCCTCAAACTGATGGCCTTCAAAGCTAAG GGTTACTTTGGAGACCCCTGGAATGTTTTTGACTTTGTCATCGTCATCGGAAGTGTCGTGGATGTGATTCTGAGTGAAATCGAT GCAGCACTGGTGTCCTCCGGAGGGCTCTACTGTCTCCATGGCTGTGAT GCAGTGGATCCTATGCAAGCAATTGCG TCTTCGGAGAATATGAGTGTGTCAATCACGTTCTTCAGACTGTTTCGTGTTATGCGTCTTGTGAAACTTTTGAATCGCTCTGAAGGAATAAGGAATCTCCTATGGACCTTCATAAAATCCCTTCAG GCTCTTCCCTACGTGGCCCTGCTGATTCTAATGCTGTTCTTTATATATGCTGTTGTTGGAATGcag ATATTTGGTAAAATTGCTTTGGTTGATGGTACGTACATCAACAGGAACAATAACTTCCAGACCTTTCCACAGGCTGTGCTGCTCTTATTCAG ATGTGCAACAGGTGAAGCCTGGCATGAAGTGATGCTCGCAAGTATGTACGGCAAGAAATGTGACGCCAAATCAGATTTCCTACCTGGAGAAGAGTTCACCTGTGGATCCAACTTTGCCATCATCTACTTCTTGAGTTTCTACATGCTTTGCGCTTTTCTG ATTATAAACCTGTTTGTGGCTGTCATTATGGATAACTTTGACTATCTGACCCGTGATTGGTCCATTCTGGGGCCCCAGCACTTGGATGAGTTCAAGAAAATATGGGCAGAATATGACCCAGAGGCCAC GGGGCGTATTAAACATCTGGATGTAGTCACCCTTCTACGGAGAATCCCCCCGCCTCTGGGTTTTGGCAAGTTTTGTCCCCATCGTATTGCCTGCAag AGGCTCGTCTCCATGAACATGCCGCTCAACAGTGATGGAACAGTCACCTTCAACGCAACGCTCTTTGCCCTGGTTAGAACTGCACTGAAAATAAAGACGGAAGGTTTTTCATTTCGATTCTTtaattccttttctttttttaaatacaacttATACATATTGAATCTTCTTCTGATTGACTCTTATTTTCCAGGTAATTTTGAACAAGCCAATGAAGAGCTGAGAGCAATTATTAAGAAGATCTGGAAGCGTACTAGTATGAAACTGCTGGACCAGGTCATTCCACCCATAGGAG ATGATGAAGTGACTGTGGGAAAATTCTATGCCACATTTTTAATTCAGGATTATttcaggaaaatgaaaaaaagacagGAGGAATATTATGGTTACAGGCCGACAAAGAAAAGCGCCACAAATGAGATACAGGCAA gacttcgaaacaTTGAGGAGGAGGCTGCTCCGGAGCTCCATCGAACCATCTCTGGTGATCTACTCAATGAAGATGAGATGGACAGAGTTACTGATGAAGCTGTGGAAGAAATCTTCAGGGTAAGTGTTCAG AGGCAAGGCGGTCTTTTTGGAAACCATTCTGATCCCTTTGCCATGGAGACTGATGTGACCAGTGGCAACCAGGCTACAAGTCAACGGCCGCTGCAAATGGCCGAAGGGATCACTAATGATCACTCGAAAG AAACAGCTGGGAGAAATGAGCCACGTTCAGCAAATTAA
- the LOC125977722 gene encoding dihydropyridine-sensitive L-type skeletal muscle calcium channel subunit alpha-1 isoform X1 — protein sequence MADSNGPPLSSFIMDEETLKRKQKEKLKKLMATGGNPRPARSLLFLTLKNPFRRACISIVEWKPFEIIILLAIFANCVALAVYLPMPEEDSNITNSNLESLEYIFLIIFSVECFLKIIAYGFLFHADAYLRNCWNILDFVCVSVGLFTVAVDAINHISGVEPVVGEKGGGFDMKALRAFRVLRPLRLVSGVPSLQVVMNSILKSMLPLFHITLLVFFMVTIYSIMALELFKCKMHKTCYYTGTDIVATVENEKPAPCAQAGNGRRCSINGTECRAGWPGPNHGITHFDNLGFSMLTVYQCITTQGWTDVLYWVNDAIGMEWPWIFFTTLILVGSYFVLNLVLGVLSGEFTKEREKAKSRGEFQKLRETQQLDEDLKGYMEWITQAEVLDNDNEGQSLLPTENGGSEAGSAGKMDTMQLIIYYYKQARKWNRWLRRKCLVYVKSKLFYWWVIMLVFFNTLAIATEHHKQSERLTKWQDNTNTLLLAMFSLEMFMKMYALGLSSYFMSLFNRFDCFVVSTGIMELILVQMNIMSVMGISVLRCIRLLRLLKVTRYWTSLSNLVASLLNSVRSIACLLLLLFLFIVIFSLLGMQVFGGKFNFSDQPKPRSTFDSFPQALITVFQILTGEDWNTVMYDGIMAHGGPSMPGILVSIYFIILFVCGNFILLNVFLAIAVDNLAEAESLTLAQKEKAEDKKRKKVFRTNLPNKTSEEKANLAKKLAEQKAKGIEGFPTTARLKIDEFESNVNEIKDPFPPADFPGDDEEEDPEIPESPRPRPMADLQLKEEAVPMPEASSFFIFGPQNKFRKLCHRIINATTFTNIILLFILLSSVSLAAEDPIDPMSFRNQVLAYADIVFTSVFTAEIVLKVVQTSKFNIVTKPKGSVLAFAAFQMTTYGAFLHKGSFCRNSFNILDLLVVSVSLLSMGMESSAISVVKILRVLRVLRPLRAINRAKGLKHVVQCVFVAVKTIGNIVLVTMLLDFMFACIGVQLFKGKFYSCTDPDKMTEEECKGWYIKYQEGALHEMEVRKRDWTNSELNFDNIFNGMLALFTISTFEGWPKILHKAIDSNMEDQGPVYNNRVAISIFFIVYLILIAFFMMNIFVGFVIVTFQEQGEQEYKNCELDKNQRQCVQYALKARPLRCYIPKNPYQYQVWYIVTSCYFEYLMFLLIMLNTMCLGMQHCNQSDHVSHLSDMLNVIFTVLFTVEMILKLMAFKAKGYFGDPWNVFDFVIVIGSVVDVILSEIDAALVSSGGLYCLHGCDAVDPMQAIASSENMSVSITFFRLFRVMRLVKLLNRSEGIRNLLWTFIKSLQALPYVALLILMLFFIYAVVGMQIFGKIALVDGTYINRNNNFQTFPQAVLLLFRCATGEAWHEVMLASMYGKKCDAKSDFLPGEEFTCGSNFAIIYFLSFYMLCAFLIINLFVAVIMDNFDYLTRDWSILGPQHLDEFKKIWAEYDPEATGRIKHLDVVTLLRRIPPPLGFGKFCPHRIACKRLVSMNMPLNSDGTVTFNATLFALVRTALKIKTEGFSFRFFNSFSFFKYNLYILNLLLIDSYFPGNFEQANEELRAIIKKIWKRTSMKLLDQVIPPIGDDEVTVGKFYATFLIQDYFRKMKKRQEEYYGYRPTKKSATNEIQARLRNIEEEAAPELHRTISGDLLNEDEMDRVTDEAVEEIFRVSVQRQGGLFGNHSDPFAMETDVTSGNQATSQRPLQMAEGITNDHSKETAGRNEPRSAN from the exons GAAAGCCTGGAATACATTTTCCTCATCATCTTTTCTGTCGAATGTTTCCTGAAGATAATCGCCTATGGATTTCTTTTTCATGCCGATGCTTACTTACGCAACTGCTGGAATATTTTAGACTTTGTTTGCGTGTCAGTTGG ACTCTTTACTGTGGCGGTTGACGCTATCAATCACATCAGTGGAGTTGAGCCGGTAGTTGGCGAAAAAGGTGGTGGTTTTGATATGAAAGCTCTGAGGGCTTTCAGAGTCCTTCGACCACTCAGACTGGTGTCTGGAGTCCCAA GCCTGCAAGTGGTCATGAACTCCATCCTGAAGTCCATGCTGCCCTTGTTTCACATAACCCTACTGGTCTTTTTCATGGTCACCATCTACTCTATCATGGCTCTTGAGCTATTCAAATGTAAAATGCATAAAACATGCTACTATACAGGAACTG ACATCGTTGCAACGGTGGAGAACGAGAAGCCGGCCCCGTGTGCCCAAGCAGGGAACGGCCGTCGCTGCTCCATCAACGGCACAGAGTGTCGAGCCGGCTGGCCCGGCCCGAACCACGGCATCACGCACTTTGACAACTTGGGCTTTTCCATGCTGACTGTGTACCAATGTATTACTACACAAGGGTGGACGGATGTTCTATACTGG GTGAATGATGCCATTGGAATGGAATGGCCCTGGATCTTTTTCACCACACTCATCCTGGTCGGTTCTTACTTTGTGCTCAACCTGGTTCTTGGTGTGCTTAGTGG TGAGTTCACCAAAGAGCGAGAGAAAGCCAAGTCCCGGGGTGAGTTTCAGAAGCTGAGGGAGACCCAGCAGCTGGATGAGGACTTGAAGGGATATATGGAGTGGATCACCCAAGCTGAAGTCTTGGATAATGACAATGAAGGCCAGA GTTTGCTCCCCACTGAAAATGGAGGATCAGAGGCAGGAAGTGCCGGTAAAATGGACACGATGCAGTTGATCATCTATTACTA TAAACAGGCTCGCAAGTGGAACCGCTGGTTACGCCGTAAATGCCTAGTGTATGTCAAGTCCAAACTTTTCTACTGGTGGGTGATTATGCTGGTCTTCTTCAATACACTTGCTATTGCGACAGAACACCACAAGCAGTCCGAAAGGCTCACAAAGTGGCAAG ACAACACCAATACTCTACTGCTGGCCATGTTTTCCCTGGAGATGTTTATGAAGATGTACGCGCTTGGCTTGTCGTCGTACTTCATGTCGCTCTTCAATCGTTTTGACTGCTTTGTGGTGTCCACCGGCATTATGGAGCTCATCCTGGTCCAAATGAACATTATGTCGGTCATGGGTATCTCAGTGCTGCGCTGCATCCGCCTGCTACGCTTGCTCAAAGTCACCAG GTACTGGACCTCTCTGAGCAATCTGGTGGCTTCCCTCTTGAACTCAGTCCGTTCCATCGCCTGCTTGCTGCTCCTGCTTTTCCTCTTTATCGTCATCTTCTCCCTGCTGGGTATGCAGGTGTTTGGAGGAAAGTTCAACTTTTCGGACCAACCGAAACCCCGCAGCACTTTTGATAGCTTCCCTCAAGCCCTCATTACTGTTTTCCAG ATTCTTACAGGTGAGGATTGGAACACCGTCATGTATGACggtatcatggcgcacgggggacCCAGCATGCCTGGAATCCTCGTCAGCATTTACTTCATCATCCTGTTTGTTTGTGGAAATT TCATTCTTTTAAACGTCTTCCTGGCCATTGCCGTGGATAATTTGGCGGAGGCCGAGTCTTTGACTTTGGCACAGAAGGAGAAAGCAGAGGATAAGAAGAGAAAGAAAGTATTCAG GACCAACTTGCCCAACAAGACTTCTGAGGAAAAAGCAAATCTTGCAAAGAAATTAGCCGAGCAGAAAGCCAAGGGTATTGAGGGCTTCCCCACGACTGCTCGA CTCAAAATTGACGAGTTTGAGTCCAACGTGAATGAAATCAAAGACCCTTTCCCTCCAGCTGACTTTCCTG GTGACGATGAAGAAGAGGACCCCGAGATCCCGGAAAGTCCGAGACCCCGTCCGATGGCTGATCTTCAGTTAAAGGAAGAAGCGGTACCGATGCCAGAAGCCAGTTCCTTTTTCATCTTTGGGCCACAAAACAA GTTCCGCAAACTGTGCCATCGCATCATCAATGCAACCACGTTCACCAACATCATCCTCCTTTTCATCCTTCTGTCATCCGTTTCTTTAGCGGCTGAGGATCCCATCGACCCCATGTCCTTCAGAAACCAG GTGTTGGCGTACGCCGATATCGTCTTCACTTCAGTGTTTACAGCAGAGATTGTACTCAAGGTCGTACAAACATCCAAATTCAATATCGTGACGAAACCAAAAGGCTCAGTTCTTGCGTTCGCTGCTTTTCAGATGACGACGTATGGCGCATTTCTGCACAAAGGCTCTTTCTGCCGCAACTCATTCAACATTTTGGATCTACTGGTCGTCAGTGTGTCGTTACTCTCCATGGGAATGGA ATCCAGTGCCATCTCCGTGGTTAAGATTCTGAGGGTGTTGAGGGTACTTCGACCGCTGAGAGCTATTAATCGAGCCAAGGGCCTCAAG CATGTGGTCCAGTGCGTGTTTGTTGCTGTCAAGACCATCGGGAACATTGTTCTGGTGACCATGCTGCTTGACTTCATGTTTGCCTGCATCGGAGTTCAGCTTTTCAAG GGAAAGTTCTATTCCTGCACAGACCCAGACAAAATGACGGAAGAAGAATGCAA AGGTTGGTATATAAAGTATCAGGAAGGAGCACTTCACGAGATGGAGGTCCGCAAGAGGGACTGGACCAACTCAGAACTCAACTTTGATAACATCTTCAACGGGATGCTGGCGCTCTTCACCATTTCCACATTTGAAGGATGGCCCAA gatcCTTCACAAAGCCATCGATTCAAATATGGAGGATCAAGGGCCAGTGTACAACAACCGAGTTGCCATCTCAATTTTCTTTATCGTCTACCTCATCCTTATCGCCTTTTTCATGATGAACATATTTGTTGGTTTCGTCATCGTCACCTTCCAGGAGCAAGGAGAGCAAGAGTATAAAAACTGTGAGCTTGACAAAAACCAG CGCCAGTGCGTGCAGTATGCTCTCAAGGCCCGACCGCTGCGCTGTTATATTCCCAAGAACCCATACCAATATCAAGTGTGGTACATTGTCACTTCCTGCTACTTTGAATACCTTATGTTCCTTCTTATAATGCTCAACACCATGTGCCTGGGAATgcag CACTGTAATCAGTCCGACCATGTTTCCCACCTATCTGACATGCTAAATGTCATTTTTACTGTGCTCTTCACTGTGGAGATGATCCTCAAACTGATGGCCTTCAAAGCTAAG GGTTACTTTGGAGACCCCTGGAATGTTTTTGACTTTGTCATCGTCATCGGAAGTGTCGTGGATGTGATTCTGAGTGAAATCGAT GCAGCACTGGTGTCCTCCGGAGGGCTCTACTGTCTCCATGGCTGTGAT GCAGTGGATCCTATGCAAGCAATTGCG TCTTCGGAGAATATGAGTGTGTCAATCACGTTCTTCAGACTGTTTCGTGTTATGCGTCTTGTGAAACTTTTGAATCGCTCTGAAGGAATAAGGAATCTCCTATGGACCTTCATAAAATCCCTTCAG GCTCTTCCCTACGTGGCCCTGCTGATTCTAATGCTGTTCTTTATATATGCTGTTGTTGGAATGcag ATATTTGGTAAAATTGCTTTGGTTGATGGTACGTACATCAACAGGAACAATAACTTCCAGACCTTTCCACAGGCTGTGCTGCTCTTATTCAG ATGTGCAACAGGTGAAGCCTGGCATGAAGTGATGCTCGCAAGTATGTACGGCAAGAAATGTGACGCCAAATCAGATTTCCTACCTGGAGAAGAGTTCACCTGTGGATCCAACTTTGCCATCATCTACTTCTTGAGTTTCTACATGCTTTGCGCTTTTCTG ATTATAAACCTGTTTGTGGCTGTCATTATGGATAACTTTGACTATCTGACCCGTGATTGGTCCATTCTGGGGCCCCAGCACTTGGATGAGTTCAAGAAAATATGGGCAGAATATGACCCAGAGGCCAC GGGGCGTATTAAACATCTGGATGTAGTCACCCTTCTACGGAGAATCCCCCCGCCTCTGGGTTTTGGCAAGTTTTGTCCCCATCGTATTGCCTGCAag AGGCTCGTCTCCATGAACATGCCGCTCAACAGTGATGGAACAGTCACCTTCAACGCAACGCTCTTTGCCCTGGTTAGAACTGCACTGAAAATAAAGACGGAAGGTTTTTCATTTCGATTCTTtaattccttttctttttttaaatacaacttATACATATTGAATCTTCTTCTGATTGACTCTTATTTTCCAGGTAATTTTGAACAAGCCAATGAAGAGCTGAGAGCAATTATTAAGAAGATCTGGAAGCGTACTAGTATGAAACTGCTGGACCAGGTCATTCCACCCATAGGAG ATGATGAAGTGACTGTGGGAAAATTCTATGCCACATTTTTAATTCAGGATTATttcaggaaaatgaaaaaaagacagGAGGAATATTATGGTTACAGGCCGACAAAGAAAAGCGCCACAAATGAGATACAGGCAA gacttcgaaacaTTGAGGAGGAGGCTGCTCCGGAGCTCCATCGAACCATCTCTGGTGATCTACTCAATGAAGATGAGATGGACAGAGTTACTGATGAAGCTGTGGAAGAAATCTTCAGGGTAAGTGTTCAG AGGCAAGGCGGTCTTTTTGGAAACCATTCTGATCCCTTTGCCATGGAGACTGATGTGACCAGTGGCAACCAGGCTACAAGTCAACGGCCGCTGCAAATGGCCGAAGGGATCACTAATGATCACTCGAAAG AAACAGCTGGGAGAAATGAGCCACGTTCAGCAAATTAA